The Streptomyces sp. SS1-1 genome has a segment encoding these proteins:
- a CDS encoding gamma-aminobutyraldehyde dehydrogenase, whose protein sequence is MSTELRGLRTLRNYIAGEFRDAADGRTTEVVNPATGEAYATAPLSGQADVDAAMEAAAQAFPAWRDATPAERQKALLKIADAFEERAEELIAAEVENTGKPIGLTRSEEIPPMVDQIRFFAGAARMLEGRSAGEYMEGLTSIVRREPIGVCAQVAPWNYPMMMAVWKFAPALAAGNTVVLKPSDTTPASTVLIAEIIGGILPKGVFNVITGDRDTGRMMVEHPVPAMASITGSVRAGMQVAESAAKDLKRVHLELGGKAPVVVFQDTDIAKAVEDISVAGFFNAGQDCTAATRVLVQESIHDEFVRALAKAAAETKTGQPDDEDVLFGPLNNPNQLKQVAGFIDRLPAHAKVEAGGHQVGDKGYFYAPTVVSGLKQDDEIIQNEVFGPVITVQSFTDEAQAIEWANGVDYALASSVWTKDHGRAMRMSKALDFGCVWINTHIPLVAEMPHGGFKKSGYGKDLSAYGFDDYTRIKHVMTSLDV, encoded by the coding sequence GTGAGCACCGAGCTGCGTGGGCTGCGCACACTACGCAATTACATCGCCGGGGAGTTCCGGGACGCCGCCGACGGACGGACCACCGAGGTGGTCAACCCCGCGACGGGCGAGGCGTACGCGACCGCGCCGCTGTCCGGACAGGCGGACGTCGACGCCGCCATGGAGGCGGCGGCCCAGGCGTTCCCGGCCTGGCGCGACGCCACCCCCGCCGAGCGGCAGAAGGCCCTGCTGAAGATCGCGGACGCCTTCGAGGAGCGCGCCGAGGAACTGATCGCCGCCGAGGTGGAGAACACCGGCAAGCCGATCGGCCTCACGCGGTCCGAGGAGATCCCGCCGATGGTCGACCAGATCCGCTTCTTCGCCGGCGCGGCGCGGATGCTGGAGGGCCGCTCGGCGGGCGAGTACATGGAGGGCCTGACCTCGATCGTGCGGCGTGAGCCGATCGGCGTCTGCGCGCAGGTCGCGCCGTGGAACTACCCGATGATGATGGCCGTGTGGAAGTTCGCCCCGGCCCTCGCCGCGGGCAACACGGTCGTCCTGAAGCCGTCGGACACGACGCCCGCGTCGACCGTCCTGATCGCCGAGATCATCGGCGGGATCCTGCCCAAGGGCGTCTTCAACGTCATCACCGGCGACCGTGACACCGGCCGCATGATGGTCGAGCACCCCGTCCCGGCGATGGCCTCGATCACCGGGTCCGTCCGCGCGGGCATGCAGGTCGCCGAGTCCGCCGCCAAGGACCTCAAGCGGGTCCACCTGGAGCTGGGCGGCAAGGCCCCGGTCGTGGTCTTCCAGGACACCGACATCGCCAAGGCCGTCGAGGACATCTCCGTCGCGGGCTTCTTCAACGCCGGCCAGGACTGCACGGCCGCCACCCGTGTGCTCGTCCAGGAGTCCATCCACGACGAGTTCGTGCGGGCGCTGGCCAAGGCCGCCGCCGAGACCAAGACCGGTCAGCCGGACGATGAGGACGTGCTGTTCGGCCCGCTCAACAACCCGAACCAGCTGAAGCAGGTCGCCGGGTTCATCGACCGGCTGCCCGCGCACGCCAAGGTCGAGGCGGGCGGGCACCAGGTCGGCGACAAGGGGTACTTCTACGCGCCGACCGTCGTCTCCGGGCTGAAGCAGGACGACGAGATCATCCAGAACGAGGTCTTCGGGCCGGTCATCACCGTCCAGTCCTTCACGGACGAGGCGCAGGCGATCGAGTGGGCGAACGGCGTCGACTACGCGCTCGCCTCCTCCGTGTGGACCAAGGACCACGGGCGCGCGATGCGCATGTCCAAGGCCCTCGACTTCGGTTGCGTCTGGATCAACACCCACATCCCGCTGGTCGCGGAGATGCCGCACGGCGGCTTCAAGAAGTCCGGCTACGGCAAGGACCTCTCGGCGTACGGCTTCGACGACTACACGCGCATCAAGCACGTCATGACGTCCCTGGACGTCTGA